A window from Pseudomonas moraviensis encodes these proteins:
- the mltF gene encoding membrane-bound lytic murein transglycosylase MltF, protein MFFPTALRPRYAKWLIATGLFLMLGGCVDKPNTLERVKEDGVLRVVTRNSPATYFQDRSGETGFEYELVKRFADDLGVELKIETADNLDDLFNQVGKPNGPVLAAAGLVSSDERKKQVRFSHSYLEVTPQIIYRNGQSRPTDPADLVGKKITVLKGSTHAEQLAELKQKYPGIEYEESDAVEVVDLLRMVDEGQIDLTLVDSNEVAMNQVYFTNIRVAFDLGDARSQSWAVGPGEDNSLLNEINAYLDKVQKNGTLQRLKDRYYGHVDVLGYMGATTFAQHLQQRLPKYEQHFKNYAKKEKVDWRLLAAIGYQESLWQPTVTSKTGVRGLMMLTQNTAQAMGVSNRLDPKQSIMGGAKYLAYMKDQLDDSIQEPDRTWFALAAYNVGSGHLDDARKLAAKEGLNPDKWLDVKKILPRLSQKQWYSKTRYGYARGGEPVHFVANIRRYYDILTWVTQPQLEGDQVAEGNLHVPAIDKSKPAQEPAPL, encoded by the coding sequence ATGTTTTTCCCAACGGCTTTGCGTCCGCGATACGCCAAATGGCTGATCGCAACCGGACTCTTCCTGATGCTCGGTGGTTGTGTTGATAAACCCAACACACTCGAGCGCGTAAAGGAGGACGGTGTGCTGCGCGTGGTTACCCGCAACAGCCCCGCCACCTACTTTCAGGATCGCAGCGGTGAAACCGGCTTCGAATATGAGCTGGTGAAGCGCTTTGCCGACGATTTGGGCGTCGAGCTGAAGATCGAAACCGCCGACAACCTCGACGACCTGTTCAATCAGGTCGGCAAGCCCAACGGCCCGGTGCTCGCGGCGGCCGGTCTGGTCAGCAGCGACGAGCGCAAGAAACAGGTGCGGTTCTCCCACTCCTACCTTGAAGTTACCCCGCAGATCATCTACCGCAACGGCCAGTCGCGGCCCACCGATCCGGCGGATCTGGTCGGCAAGAAGATCACCGTGCTCAAGGGCAGCACCCACGCCGAGCAACTGGCCGAGCTGAAACAGAAATATCCCGGTATCGAATACGAAGAATCCGACGCGGTTGAGGTGGTCGATCTGCTGCGCATGGTCGATGAGGGCCAGATTGACCTGACCCTGGTCGACTCCAACGAAGTGGCGATGAATCAGGTGTACTTCACCAACATCCGCGTGGCCTTCGATCTTGGCGACGCGCGCAGTCAAAGCTGGGCGGTTGGTCCGGGCGAAGACAACAGCCTGCTCAACGAAATCAACGCCTACCTGGACAAGGTGCAGAAGAACGGCACCCTGCAGCGCCTGAAAGACCGCTACTACGGCCACGTCGATGTCCTCGGTTACATGGGCGCTACCACCTTCGCCCAGCACCTGCAGCAGCGCCTGCCGAAATACGAACAGCACTTCAAGAATTACGCAAAGAAAGAGAAAGTCGACTGGCGCCTGCTCGCCGCCATCGGTTATCAGGAATCGCTGTGGCAGCCGACGGTGACGTCAAAAACTGGCGTACGCGGCCTGATGATGTTGACCCAGAACACCGCGCAGGCGATGGGCGTGTCCAACCGCCTCGACCCCAAGCAAAGCATCATGGGCGGCGCCAAGTACCTGGCTTACATGAAGGATCAGCTCGACGATTCGATCCAGGAGCCGGACCGCACCTGGTTCGCCCTGGCGGCGTACAACGTCGGCAGCGGCCATCTGGATGACGCGCGCAAACTGGCGGCGAAGGAAGGGCTGAATCCGGACAAGTGGCTGGACGTGAAAAAGATCCTGCCGCGCCTGTCGCAGAAGCAGTGGTACAGCAAGACCCGTTACGGCTACGCCCGCGGCGGCGAACCGGTGCATTTCGTGGCGAACATCCGGCGCTACTACGACATCCTGACCTGGGTGACCCAGCCGCAGCTGGAGGGCGACCAGGTCGCCGAGGGCAACCTGCATGTGCCGGCGATCGACAAATCGAAACCGGCGCAAGAGCCCGCCCCGCTCTAA
- the purL gene encoding phosphoribosylformylglycinamidine synthase, translating into MLILRGAPALSAFRHSKLLEQLSQKVPAVSGLYAEFAHFAEVTGVLTGDEQQVLARLLKYGPSVPVQEPTGRLFLVLPRFGTISPWSSKASDIARNCGLSKIQRLERGIAFYVAGQFSEAEAQQIADVLHDRMTQIVLANLEQAAGLFSHAEPKPLTAIDILGGGRAALEKANTELGLALAEDEIDYLVNAFNGLKRNPHDIELMMFAQANSEHCRHKIFNASWDIDGQSQEKSLFGMIKNTYQMHSEGVLSAYKDNASVIVGNVAGRFFPNPETRQYGAVQEPVHILMKVETHNHPTAIAPFPGASTGSGGEIRDEGATGRGAKPKAGLTGFTVSNLQIPGFEQPWEVPYGKPERIVTALDIMIEGPLGGAAFNNEFGRPALTGYFRTFEQSITTPHGDEVRGYHKPIMLAGGMGNIREEHVKKGEIVVGSKLIVLGGPAMLIGLGGGAASSMATGTSSADLDFASVQRENPEMERRCQEVIDRCWQLGDKNPISFIHDVGAGGLSNAFPELVNDGDRGGRFELRNIPNDEPGMAPHEIWSNESQERYVLAVGPEDFERFQAICERERCPFAVVGEATAEPQLTVTDSHFGNNPVDMPLEVLLGKAPRMHRSVVREAELGDDFDPSNLDISESIERVLHHPAVASKSFLITIGDRTITGLVARDQMVGPWQVPVADVAVTATSFDVYTGEAMAMGERTPLALLDAPASGRMAIGETITNIAASRINKLSDIKLSANWMSAAGHPGEDARLYDTVKAVGMELCPELGITIPVGKDSMSMATRWNDNGEDKTVTSPMSLIVTGFAPVADIRQTLTPELRMDKGTTDLILIDLGRGQNRMGASILAQTHGKLGKHAPDVDDAEDLKAFFAVIQGLNADGHLLAYHDRSDGGLLASVVEMAFAGHCGLSLNLDSVAESASEIAAILFNEELGAVIQVRQDATPDILAQFSAAGLGDCVSVIGQPINNGQINITFNGDTVFEGQRRLLQRQWAETSYQIQRLRDNADCAEQEFDALLEEDNPGLSVKLSYDVNQDIAAPYIKKGIRPQVAVLREQGVNGQVEMAAAFDRAGFSAIDVHMSDILAGRVDLNEFKGLVACGGFSYGDVLGAGEGWAKSALFNSRARDAFQGFFERNDSFTLGVCNGCQMMSNLHELIPGSEFWPHFVRNRSEQFEARVAMVQIQESNSIFLQGMAGSRMPIAIAHGEGHAEFASEEALLEADLSGCVAMRFVDNHGKVTEAYPANPNGSPRGITGLTSRDGRVTIMMPHPERVFRAVQNSWRSEDWNEDAPWMRMFRNARVWVN; encoded by the coding sequence ATGTTGATCCTGCGCGGCGCTCCTGCCCTTTCTGCCTTTCGCCACAGCAAACTCCTTGAGCAACTGAGCCAGAAGGTTCCAGCTGTCAGTGGCCTGTATGCTGAATTCGCTCACTTCGCCGAAGTCACCGGCGTCCTGACCGGCGACGAACAGCAGGTGCTAGCGCGCCTTCTGAAGTACGGCCCAAGTGTTCCGGTTCAAGAGCCGACCGGTCGTCTGTTTTTGGTGTTGCCGCGTTTCGGCACCATCTCGCCGTGGTCGAGCAAGGCCAGCGACATCGCCCGCAACTGCGGCCTGAGCAAGATCCAGCGTCTGGAGCGCGGTATTGCCTTCTACGTGGCCGGTCAGTTCAGCGAAGCCGAAGCTCAGCAGATTGCCGACGTGCTGCATGACCGCATGACCCAGATCGTGCTGGCCAACCTCGAGCAGGCCGCCGGTCTGTTCAGCCACGCCGAGCCGAAGCCGCTGACCGCAATCGACATTCTTGGTGGCGGCCGCGCCGCGCTGGAAAAGGCCAACACCGAGCTGGGCCTGGCCCTGGCCGAAGACGAGATCGACTACCTGGTCAATGCCTTCAATGGTCTGAAGCGCAACCCGCACGACATCGAACTGATGATGTTCGCCCAGGCCAACTCCGAGCACTGCCGCCACAAGATCTTCAACGCCAGTTGGGACATTGACGGGCAGAGCCAGGAAAAAAGCCTGTTCGGCATGATCAAGAACACCTATCAGATGCACAGCGAAGGCGTGTTGTCGGCTTACAAGGACAACGCTTCGGTGATCGTCGGCAATGTTGCCGGCCGCTTCTTCCCGAACCCTGAAACCCGCCAGTACGGCGCGGTGCAGGAGCCGGTGCATATCCTGATGAAGGTCGAAACCCACAACCACCCCACCGCGATCGCCCCGTTCCCGGGCGCATCCACCGGTTCGGGCGGTGAGATCCGTGACGAAGGTGCAACCGGTCGCGGCGCCAAGCCGAAGGCCGGCCTGACCGGTTTCACCGTATCGAACCTGCAGATCCCGGGCTTCGAACAGCCGTGGGAAGTGCCGTACGGCAAGCCTGAGCGCATCGTCACTGCGCTGGACATCATGATCGAAGGCCCGCTCGGCGGCGCCGCGTTCAACAACGAATTCGGCCGTCCGGCGCTGACGGGGTACTTCCGTACCTTCGAACAGTCGATCACCACCCCGCACGGTGACGAAGTTCGTGGTTACCACAAGCCGATCATGCTCGCCGGCGGCATGGGCAACATCCGCGAAGAGCACGTCAAGAAAGGCGAGATCGTCGTCGGCTCCAAGCTGATCGTGCTCGGCGGCCCGGCGATGTTGATCGGTCTGGGCGGCGGCGCGGCTTCGTCGATGGCCACCGGCACCAGCTCGGCGGATCTGGATTTTGCTTCCGTGCAGCGTGAAAACCCTGAAATGGAGCGCCGCTGCCAGGAAGTCATCGACCGCTGCTGGCAACTGGGTGACAAGAACCCCATCAGCTTCATCCACGACGTCGGCGCGGGCGGTCTGTCCAACGCTTTCCCGGAACTGGTCAATGACGGCGACCGCGGTGGCCGTTTCGAACTGCGCAACATCCCCAATGACGAGCCGGGCATGGCCCCGCACGAGATCTGGTCAAACGAATCCCAGGAGCGTTACGTTCTGGCGGTCGGCCCGGAAGACTTCGAGCGCTTCCAGGCGATCTGCGAACGCGAGCGCTGCCCGTTTGCCGTCGTCGGTGAAGCCACCGCTGAACCGCAACTGACCGTGACCGACAGCCACTTCGGCAACAACCCGGTGGACATGCCACTGGAAGTGTTGCTCGGCAAGGCGCCGCGCATGCACCGGTCGGTGGTTCGCGAAGCCGAACTGGGCGATGACTTCGATCCGTCGAACCTCGACATCAGCGAGTCCATCGAGCGCGTTCTGCATCACCCGGCCGTGGCGAGCAAGAGCTTCCTGATCACCATCGGCGATCGCACCATCACCGGCCTCGTCGCTCGTGACCAGATGGTCGGCCCGTGGCAGGTACCGGTGGCCGACGTTGCCGTCACCGCCACCAGTTTCGACGTCTACACCGGTGAAGCGATGGCAATGGGCGAGCGTACTCCGCTGGCTCTGCTGGACGCCCCGGCATCGGGCCGCATGGCCATCGGCGAAACCATCACCAACATTGCCGCGTCGCGCATCAACAAGCTCTCCGACATCAAACTGTCGGCGAACTGGATGTCGGCGGCCGGCCACCCGGGTGAAGACGCGCGTCTGTATGACACCGTCAAAGCGGTCGGCATGGAGCTGTGCCCGGAGCTGGGCATCACCATTCCGGTGGGCAAGGACTCGATGTCCATGGCCACGCGCTGGAACGACAACGGCGAAGACAAGACTGTCACCTCGCCGATGTCGCTGATCGTTACCGGTTTCGCGCCAGTGGCTGACATCCGTCAGACCCTGACCCCGGAACTGCGCATGGACAAGGGCACCACCGACCTGATCCTGATCGACCTCGGTCGCGGTCAGAACCGTATGGGTGCTTCGATCCTTGCTCAGACACACGGCAAGCTCGGCAAACACGCGCCGGACGTCGATGACGCCGAAGACCTGAAGGCCTTCTTCGCCGTGATCCAGGGCCTCAACGCCGACGGTCACCTGCTGGCTTACCATGACCGTTCCGACGGTGGTCTGCTGGCCTCCGTGGTGGAAATGGCCTTCGCCGGCCACTGCGGTCTGAGCCTGAACCTGGACAGCGTCGCCGAATCCGCGTCGGAAATCGCCGCGATCCTGTTCAACGAAGAACTCGGCGCGGTGATCCAGGTTCGCCAGGACGCCACCCCGGACATCCTCGCGCAGTTCAGCGCCGCCGGTCTGGGCGACTGCGTGTCGGTGATCGGTCAGCCGATCAACAATGGCCAGATCAACATCACCTTCAACGGTGACACCGTGTTCGAAGGCCAGCGTCGTCTGCTGCAGCGTCAGTGGGCCGAGACCAGCTACCAGATCCAGCGTCTGCGTGACAACGCCGACTGCGCCGAGCAGGAATTCGACGCGCTGCTGGAAGAAGACAACCCGGGCCTGAGCGTCAAGCTCAGCTACGACGTCAATCAGGACATCGCTGCGCCTTACATCAAGAAAGGCATTCGCCCACAGGTTGCCGTGCTGCGTGAGCAGGGCGTCAACGGTCAGGTGGAAATGGCCGCCGCATTCGACCGCGCCGGTTTCAGCGCCATCGACGTGCACATGAGCGACATCCTCGCCGGTCGTGTCGACCTCAACGAGTTCAAAGGCCTGGTGGCCTGCGGCGGTTTCTCCTACGGCGACGTGCTCGGCGCCGGTGAAGGCTGGGCCAAATCGGCGCTGTTCAACAGCCGCGCCCGCGACGCGTTCCAGGGCTTCTTCGAACGTAACGACAGCTTCACGCTGGGCGTGTGCAACGGTTGCCAGATGATGTCCAACCTGCACGAGCTGATCCCGGGCAGCGAGTTCTGGCCGCACTTCGTGCGCAACCGCTCCGAGCAGTTCGAAGCGCGGGTGGCGATGGTGCAGATCCAGGAGTCGAACTCGATCTTCCTGCAGGGCATGGCCGGTTCTCGCATGCCGATCGCCATCGCCCACGGTGAAGGACATGCCGAGTTCGCCAGCGAAGAAGCGCTGCTGGAAGCCGATCTGTCCGGTTGCGTGGCGATGCGTTTTGTCGACAACCACGGCAAGGTCACCGAAGCCTACCCGGCCAACCCGAACGGCTCGCCGCGCGGGATCACCGGTCTTACCAGCCGTGACGGTCGCGTGACGATCATGATGCCGCACCCGGAGCGAGTGTTCCGCGCGGTGCAGAACTCGTGGCGTTCGGAAGACTGGAACGAGGACGCACCTTGGATGCGTATGTTCCGTAATGCTCGCGTCTGGGTGAACTAA
- a CDS encoding YqfO family protein — MYKLAFFVPDSHVEVVKGAVFAAGGGRIGDYDHCAWQVLGLGQFRPLDGSQPFIGEAGQVERVEEWKVELVVADELIVAVVAALKLSHPYETPAYEVWRLEDF; from the coding sequence GTGTACAAGCTGGCGTTTTTTGTTCCTGACAGTCATGTCGAGGTGGTCAAAGGGGCTGTGTTCGCTGCCGGTGGTGGGCGGATCGGTGACTATGACCACTGTGCGTGGCAGGTGCTCGGTCTGGGCCAGTTTCGACCTTTGGACGGGAGTCAGCCGTTTATTGGTGAGGCGGGGCAGGTTGAGCGGGTTGAGGAATGGAAGGTTGAGCTTGTTGTTGCGGATGAGTTGATTGTTGCTGTTGTGGCGGCTTTGAAGCTTAGCCATCCGTACGAGACGCCGGCTTATGAGGTGTGGCGGCTGGAAGATTTCTGA
- a CDS encoding DUF6124 family protein, giving the protein MSKPVPDPPLEPTTPLEQAIRADDLAKNREAIKRALDFYLCPQPGKPHPPSTMFVIQPEIDTETLLAHACESLASANTLASDFADQLGRPQRNTALAIQQIIMLAELAVNRALDRVDPRT; this is encoded by the coding sequence ATGTCAAAGCCTGTCCCCGACCCACCCCTCGAACCCACAACCCCCCTCGAACAAGCCATCCGCGCCGACGACCTCGCCAAAAACCGCGAAGCGATCAAGCGTGCTCTGGATTTTTACCTGTGCCCGCAGCCAGGCAAACCGCACCCGCCCAGCACCATGTTTGTGATCCAGCCGGAAATCGACACCGAAACCCTCCTGGCCCACGCCTGTGAATCCCTCGCTTCAGCCAACACTCTGGCCAGCGATTTCGCCGATCAGCTGGGGCGGCCGCAGCGCAATACGGCGCTGGCCATTCAGCAGATCATCATGCTCGCGGAGCTGGCGGTGAATCGGGCGCTGGATCGGGTTGATCCGCGAACCTGA